In a single window of the Pseudomonadota bacterium genome:
- a CDS encoding ABC transporter ATP-binding protein → MSGLVLDAVSFAYGKTTVLHDATAGGMPRRSLTALVGPNASGKSTLFKCVSGLLKARSGAVRLDDADLAALHLRARLQTVCFMPQYFASNAALSVFDVVLMACKNLSGWTVSDGDIKRVAAVLESCGISHLADSYIGELSGGQSQLVSIAQSLVRQADVYLFDEPTSALDLRHQLAVLHRIKTHVAAYNAVGIVALHDLNLAARFADQLILLGNGRVRATGAPQAVLSTPELADTYGVEIALATGPQQEISVHAYSI, encoded by the coding sequence GTGAGCGGGCTGGTATTGGACGCCGTCAGTTTCGCCTACGGCAAGACGACCGTGCTGCACGACGCGACGGCGGGGGGTATGCCGCGCCGCAGTTTGACCGCGCTGGTTGGTCCCAACGCCTCAGGCAAATCGACTCTGTTTAAATGCGTGTCCGGCTTGCTCAAGGCCCGGTCTGGAGCAGTTAGGCTGGACGACGCAGACCTCGCCGCTCTGCACCTGCGGGCGCGCCTGCAAACGGTGTGCTTCATGCCTCAGTACTTCGCGTCCAACGCGGCGCTGAGTGTGTTTGATGTGGTGCTCATGGCTTGCAAGAATTTGTCGGGTTGGACCGTCTCCGATGGCGATATCAAGCGGGTCGCTGCCGTGCTCGAATCCTGCGGTATAAGCCACCTGGCAGACTCCTACATCGGTGAATTGTCCGGAGGGCAGTCGCAGTTGGTTTCCATTGCACAGTCTCTTGTGCGACAGGCCGACGTTTACCTCTTCGACGAGCCAACCTCTGCGTTGGACCTGCGTCACCAGCTTGCGGTCCTGCACCGTATCAAGACACATGTGGCGGCCTACAACGCGGTCGGCATCGTCGCCCTGCACGATCTCAACCTGGCTGCCCGTTTTGCTGACCAGTTGATCCTGCTCGGCAATGGACGCGTCCGCGCAACAGGCGCACCACAAGCGGTGCTATCCACACCCGAACTGGCAGACACCTATGGCGTGGAAATCGCTCTCGCCACGGGCCCTCAACAGGAGATTAGTGTTCATGCGTACTCGATTTAG
- a CDS encoding pseudoazurin, translating to MRTRFSASLFLFSLFIALPVAAADHKVKMLNAATGDAQHTNVFEPRILFVEPGDTVTFIPSDAGHNAASKRGMLPQGAEPWNSPMDAEFTVTLTEPGVYGYICVPHYEMGMVGLIVVGSAETNLKAAKKVRHPGSARKAFRTLFKELESSLQ from the coding sequence ATGCGTACTCGATTTAGTGCAAGCCTGTTCTTGTTCAGTCTGTTCATCGCCCTGCCTGTTGCTGCAGCGGACCACAAGGTCAAAATGCTCAATGCGGCCACGGGTGATGCGCAGCACACCAATGTCTTCGAGCCCCGGATTCTCTTCGTTGAGCCAGGTGACACCGTGACCTTCATTCCGTCCGACGCAGGCCACAATGCGGCGTCGAAGCGGGGTATGTTGCCTCAAGGTGCAGAACCCTGGAACAGTCCAATGGATGCAGAATTCACCGTGACGCTGACGGAACCGGGCGTGTACGGCTACATCTGTGTGCCGCACTACGAAATGGGTATGGTCGGGTTGATCGTTGTCGGTTCCGCTGAAACGAATTTGAAAGCGGCCAAGAAGGTGCGCCACCCGGGCTCGGCGCGCAAGGCCTTTCGTACGTTGTTCAAGGAGTTGGAAAGCAGCTTGCAATAA
- a CDS encoding flavin reductase — MANDTSADTGRALRDALSAFATGVTIITARDGQGEPIGMTASSFNSVSMEPPLVLWSVTKTAWSGDAFRAADHFAVHVLASDQSGLSNTFARPGEDKFGQVRVTDNAHGVPVLADTAARFDCRQWAVYEGGDHWIIVGEVLHFERQKREGLVFCNGGYATSTPIRPPRSPDVDAVSDAEGEIDSLLFYQISRSYRQMARQVHAAVLECGLTLPEWRILASLEQGTWRTLGDLSGRTFVEPHALPDMLASLAADNLCALDGSGRTLRATGTPQGESRVAHLVSMSKSLEKTALEGTDEHDRSTLDRLLRKVVVNTDR, encoded by the coding sequence ATGGCCAACGACACTTCAGCGGACACCGGGCGCGCCTTGCGCGACGCGCTCTCCGCGTTTGCCACCGGCGTCACCATCATCACGGCGCGCGACGGTCAGGGCGAGCCCATCGGGATGACGGCAAGCAGCTTCAACTCGGTTTCGATGGAGCCCCCGCTGGTCCTCTGGAGTGTGACCAAGACAGCGTGGTCCGGCGACGCCTTTCGCGCCGCAGACCACTTTGCCGTGCACGTGCTCGCCAGCGATCAGAGTGGTTTGTCGAACACCTTCGCCCGTCCGGGCGAGGACAAATTCGGTCAGGTCAGGGTCACCGACAACGCGCACGGCGTGCCGGTGCTCGCCGACACGGCGGCGCGATTCGATTGCCGACAATGGGCAGTGTACGAAGGCGGCGACCACTGGATCATCGTCGGCGAGGTGTTGCACTTCGAGCGGCAGAAACGAGAGGGTCTGGTGTTTTGCAACGGTGGCTACGCGACCTCGACGCCAATCCGTCCGCCGCGCAGTCCCGACGTCGACGCCGTCAGCGACGCCGAGGGCGAAATCGACAGCCTGCTTTTCTACCAGATATCCCGCTCCTACCGCCAGATGGCGCGGCAGGTGCACGCCGCCGTGCTCGAGTGTGGCCTCACGCTGCCGGAGTGGCGGATCCTCGCCTCGCTCGAACAGGGCACGTGGCGCACCCTCGGTGACCTCTCCGGGCGCACCTTCGTCGAGCCACACGCCCTGCCGGACATGTTGGCCAGCCTTGCGGCTGACAACCTCTGTGCGCTCGACGGATCGGGCCGTACGCTGCGCGCGACCGGCACACCTCAAGGCGAGTCGCGCGTGGCGCACCTCGTCAGCATGAGTAAATCGCTCGAGAAAACGGCGCTCGAGGGCACGGACGAGCACGACCGCAGCACGTTGGACAGACTGCTTCGAAAAGTCGTCGTCAACACCGACCGCTGA
- the hpaB gene encoding 4-hydroxyphenylacetate 3-monooxygenase, oxygenase component, whose protein sequence is MATREASLNTPNPTPYPIGNGIRTGEQYKAGLRDDREVWTQGKRVADVTTEPGIARGIDTLGRFMDRQHDPKWQNTITYTHDDGVRSAMAFKPSKTREDVVARGKAYYEWAKWSAGMFGRTPDYKNASLMAFAHATAFLAQGTEGQADFAANMTGFYNYVRTHDKVLTHTLVNPTVNHKLASEGKFSQEVALHVVKETDAGIVVSGARLLATLGPSADEIEVFPSTVLRASEDNLPFAFAFALPIATPGLKLICRDTYDHGKSRFDAPLASQFEEMDAVVIFDNVLVPWERIFMYRQPELCNQAFGATNAVVHMAHQVACGKLAKAEFITGLLCAIVKATGRDKDLALKGMVSEVMFMTETVRALLYQAEHEAHEDQYGNVIPLRRPLDTCRNLFPKFYPRMMEILQQLGSSSLMATPCELDFDNGMTADVETYFQVANLDARERVSLYRLAHDAAVSGFGSRQTLYERFFFGPPHLMHAAYFDLYPREEMIARVDAMLEGTN, encoded by the coding sequence ATGGCAACCCGTGAAGCATCGTTGAACACCCCCAACCCCACGCCCTACCCGATCGGCAACGGTATACGCACCGGCGAACAATACAAAGCCGGCCTGAGAGACGACCGCGAAGTGTGGACCCAGGGCAAGCGCGTTGCAGATGTCACGACCGAACCCGGCATCGCGCGCGGCATCGACACCCTCGGCCGGTTCATGGACCGGCAGCACGACCCGAAGTGGCAGAACACCATCACCTACACGCACGACGACGGTGTCCGCAGTGCCATGGCGTTCAAGCCGAGCAAGACGCGCGAAGATGTCGTCGCGCGCGGCAAGGCCTACTACGAGTGGGCCAAGTGGTCCGCCGGCATGTTTGGCCGCACACCAGACTACAAGAACGCCTCCCTGATGGCGTTCGCCCACGCCACGGCGTTTCTGGCCCAGGGTACTGAGGGGCAGGCCGACTTTGCCGCGAACATGACGGGCTTTTACAACTACGTGCGCACCCACGACAAGGTGCTCACGCACACCCTGGTCAACCCCACGGTGAACCACAAGCTTGCAAGCGAGGGCAAGTTCAGCCAGGAAGTCGCACTGCACGTGGTGAAGGAGACCGACGCGGGCATCGTCGTCAGCGGGGCCCGGTTGTTGGCGACGCTCGGGCCGTCAGCCGACGAGATCGAGGTGTTCCCCTCGACCGTGCTGCGCGCGAGCGAAGACAACCTGCCATTCGCCTTCGCCTTCGCACTGCCGATTGCCACCCCCGGACTGAAGCTGATCTGCCGCGACACCTACGACCACGGCAAGTCGCGCTTCGACGCGCCCCTGGCCTCGCAATTCGAGGAGATGGACGCGGTCGTCATTTTCGACAACGTGTTGGTGCCCTGGGAGCGCATCTTCATGTACCGCCAACCCGAGCTCTGCAACCAGGCCTTCGGCGCAACCAACGCGGTTGTTCACATGGCGCATCAGGTGGCGTGCGGCAAGCTGGCCAAGGCGGAATTCATCACGGGCCTGCTGTGTGCCATCGTCAAGGCCACCGGGCGGGACAAGGACCTCGCGCTCAAGGGCATGGTGTCGGAGGTGATGTTCATGACTGAAACCGTCCGCGCACTGCTCTACCAGGCCGAACACGAGGCGCACGAGGACCAGTACGGCAACGTGATTCCGCTGCGCCGCCCACTGGACACCTGCCGCAACCTATTCCCGAAGTTCTACCCGCGCATGATGGAGATTCTCCAGCAGCTCGGCAGCTCGTCGCTGATGGCCACCCCCTGCGAACTCGACTTCGACAACGGCATGACCGCCGACGTCGAAACCTATTTCCAGGTCGCGAACCTCGACGCACGCGAACGGGTCTCCCTGTACCGGCTTGCGCACGACGCCGCCGTGTCCGGGTTCGGCAGCCGGCAGACGCTCTACGAGCGCTTCTTCTTCGGACCGCCCCACCTGATGCACGCGGCTTACTTCGATCTGTATCCGCGAGAGGAGATGATTGCGCGGGTAGATGCCATGCTTGAGGGCACCAACTGA
- a CDS encoding MarR family transcriptional regulator → MLSFHASLPMLLNTALDGVMPVYRELFARYDLTETQWRVLRVLWETDAVSSVELARQTLIPAPSLVGVLDRLTRKGLIARQRSETDRRLVNVTATEAGKRLGDTVMPEVECIHHFIQSQVSAAQWRDLQATLDTLSHATQAVSLADVLGEPEAALTQEAV, encoded by the coding sequence ATGCTGAGCTTCCACGCTTCCCTGCCGATGCTGCTGAACACCGCGCTCGACGGTGTGATGCCGGTGTACCGCGAGCTCTTTGCCCGCTACGACCTGACCGAGACGCAGTGGCGGGTTCTGCGCGTGCTCTGGGAGACCGACGCGGTCTCGTCGGTCGAACTCGCCCGGCAGACCCTGATCCCCGCGCCCAGCCTGGTCGGCGTGCTCGACCGCCTGACGCGAAAAGGCCTGATAGCACGGCAGCGCTCCGAAACCGACCGACGGTTGGTCAACGTCACGGCAACCGAAGCAGGCAAACGCCTCGGCGACACCGTCATGCCGGAGGTCGAATGCATTCACCACTTCATTCAGAGCCAGGTCAGCGCGGCGCAGTGGCGCGACCTGCAGGCCACACTCGATACCCTGTCACACGCTACCCAAGCGGTCTCTCTCGCCGACGTGCTCGGCGAACCCGAGGCTGCACTGACTCAGGAGGCCGTCTAG
- a CDS encoding alpha/beta hydrolase, producing MTDTDLFPGFETHRVAQGESELHVRCGGAGPPLLLLHGYPQTHVAWHAVAPRLATRFTLVIPDLPGYGDSAGPPVDSAHRNQAKRTTAATLVELMASLGHAAFHVAAHDRGARVGYRMALDHPDRVRRLASLDTVPTLDIWEAADKAFALDAFHWPLLAQPAPFPETLIAGNPDVFLDQLLSTWAGSTGALDPRAVAEYRRCFRRLSVLQAMSEDYRAGATVDVAHDLADRNAGRRLRCPVYVPYGTRYTTSSPEPIWRRWADDVRVEAIDCGHFIAEEAPARCADRLIDFFEDTFLA from the coding sequence ATGACCGACACCGACCTCTTTCCCGGATTCGAGACCCACCGCGTCGCGCAGGGTGAGTCGGAGTTGCACGTGCGGTGTGGCGGAGCGGGGCCACCCCTGCTGCTGTTGCACGGCTACCCGCAGACGCACGTGGCGTGGCACGCGGTGGCGCCGCGCCTGGCAACCCGGTTCACCCTCGTGATCCCCGACTTGCCTGGCTACGGGGACAGCGCGGGCCCGCCGGTCGACTCCGCCCATCGCAACCAGGCCAAACGCACGACGGCGGCAACGCTGGTCGAGCTCATGGCCTCCTTGGGCCATGCTGCGTTCCACGTGGCGGCGCACGATCGGGGTGCGCGCGTCGGCTATCGAATGGCGCTCGACCACCCGGACCGGGTTCGGCGGCTGGCCAGCCTCGACACCGTGCCGACGCTCGATATCTGGGAGGCCGCGGACAAGGCCTTCGCGTTGGACGCCTTCCACTGGCCCTTGTTGGCGCAACCCGCACCCTTCCCTGAAACGCTGATCGCCGGCAACCCGGACGTCTTTCTCGATCAGCTGCTCTCGACCTGGGCCGGCTCGACTGGCGCGCTCGACCCGCGCGCTGTGGCCGAGTACCGGCGGTGTTTTCGCCGCCTCAGCGTGTTGCAGGCGATGAGCGAGGACTACCGCGCGGGCGCAACGGTGGATGTCGCGCACGATCTCGCCGACCGCAACGCGGGGCGGCGGTTGCGGTGCCCGGTGTATGTGCCTTACGGAACGCGATACACAACGAGCTCGCCAGAACCGATCTGGCGGCGTTGGGCGGACGACGTGCGGGTCGAAGCGATCGACTGTGGCCACTTCATCGCCGAGGAGGCCCCCGCCCGTTGTGCGGACCGGTTGATCGATTTTTTCGAGGACACGTTCTTGGCTTGA
- a CDS encoding metalloregulator ArsR/SmtB family transcription factor: MASEPLFDFDSVEALEAVGQDVRNATEFIKALAHEGRLLILCRLHQGECSVSELEALTSARQSAVSQQLARLRQENLVVTRRDGKTVYYSISDERVHRMIGVLHNLFCSRP, encoded by the coding sequence ATGGCCAGCGAGCCTTTGTTCGATTTTGACAGCGTTGAGGCCCTTGAAGCAGTGGGCCAGGATGTGCGCAACGCGACCGAGTTCATCAAAGCACTTGCACACGAGGGCCGGCTGCTGATCTTGTGCCGACTCCACCAAGGCGAGTGCTCGGTCAGCGAACTCGAGGCATTGACCTCGGCCAGGCAATCCGCCGTGTCACAACAACTTGCACGGCTTCGCCAGGAAAACCTTGTCGTTACGCGTCGTGATGGCAAAACGGTGTACTACTCGATCTCCGACGAGCGTGTCCATCGCATGATCGGCGTGCTGCACAACCTGTTTTGCTCGCGGCCTTGA
- a CDS encoding pseudoazurin, with the protein MKNTAKQLLSALAFAAISNVAIAADHTVKMLNNGADGLMVFEPGFIRAEPGDTVTFVATDAGHNTASVVVPDGATAWNGAMGEEVTITLDKEGVYVYQCTPHLVMAMVGVIQVGSAVNKADAEAAASTLTSTMAMNQDRLAGYLSQIQ; encoded by the coding sequence ATGAAAAATACTGCAAAACAACTCTTGTCTGCGCTTGCATTTGCTGCGATCTCGAACGTGGCGATCGCCGCTGATCACACCGTGAAAATGTTGAACAACGGGGCCGATGGCTTGATGGTGTTCGAGCCTGGTTTCATCCGAGCAGAACCGGGTGACACCGTGACCTTTGTCGCCACTGACGCAGGGCACAACACGGCCTCTGTGGTCGTGCCGGACGGCGCCACGGCGTGGAACGGAGCGATGGGCGAGGAAGTGACCATCACCCTCGACAAGGAAGGCGTGTACGTCTATCAGTGCACACCCCATCTCGTGATGGCGATGGTTGGCGTTATTCAAGTGGGCAGTGCTGTCAACAAGGCAGACGCAGAAGCCGCCGCGAGCACGCTGACAAGCACCATGGCGATGAATCAGGATCGCCTCGCCGGTTACCTTTCTCAAATTCAGTGA
- a CDS encoding dienelactone hydrolase family protein, with protein MAQNRIDTQRPDAPALAAYGDHAIGVRTLEVVNSNQLDILALSNDAPRPDPLPRYDRPLTLEVWYPAVPGSDGDTVLNVFLRDATTEVELHGRAIRNAEVHADGDAFPLVIVSHGYPGNRFLLSHLAENMASKGYVVVSIDHTDSTYRTQAAFGSTLVNRSLDQLFVLNEMARLNATASHVLAGRVDTENTAVIGYSMGGYGAVITAGGGVTQTAIDYPWAAPHGTLAAHRAGSEAHDALFDSRIKTAVAFAPWGMNTGFWDATGLAGIRIPMLFVAGSQDDVSGYENGVRALWEGATAVERALLTFDNANHNAGAPMPAPAESFYVNERLGFNVSEHYSDAVWDSVRMNNVSQHFVTAWLSKYLKGDTEADAYLDLVPNANDGVYDESEGAFTDKHTHWPGFPSRSAKGMRFEWRRQGQ; from the coding sequence ATGGCACAAAACCGCATAGACACCCAACGGCCCGATGCCCCTGCCCTGGCCGCGTACGGTGACCACGCCATCGGCGTGCGAACCCTCGAGGTGGTCAACTCCAATCAGCTCGATATCCTCGCGCTGAGCAACGACGCACCGAGACCGGACCCACTGCCGCGCTACGACCGACCGCTGACACTCGAGGTCTGGTACCCCGCGGTGCCCGGCAGTGACGGCGACACTGTGCTGAACGTGTTTCTGCGCGACGCCACGACCGAAGTCGAGCTGCACGGACGGGCGATCCGGAACGCCGAGGTGCACGCCGACGGCGACGCGTTTCCGCTCGTCATCGTGTCGCACGGATACCCGGGCAACCGCTTCCTGCTCTCGCACCTGGCAGAGAACATGGCGTCAAAGGGCTACGTGGTGGTGTCGATTGATCACACCGACTCGACCTACCGCACCCAGGCGGCATTCGGGTCCACACTGGTGAACCGGTCGCTGGATCAGCTTTTCGTGTTGAACGAGATGGCACGCCTCAACGCGACCGCTTCGCACGTCCTCGCCGGCCGTGTGGACACGGAAAACACCGCCGTTATCGGCTACTCCATGGGCGGCTACGGCGCAGTGATCACGGCCGGTGGCGGCGTCACGCAAACCGCCATCGACTACCCTTGGGCCGCCCCACACGGGACCCTGGCAGCCCACAGGGCCGGGAGCGAGGCACACGATGCGCTGTTCGATTCACGTATCAAGACCGCGGTCGCCTTTGCGCCGTGGGGCATGAACACGGGGTTCTGGGACGCCACCGGCCTCGCGGGCATCCGCATACCGATGCTGTTCGTGGCCGGTTCTCAGGATGACGTGTCTGGCTACGAGAACGGTGTACGCGCCCTGTGGGAAGGCGCGACAGCCGTCGAACGCGCGCTGTTGACGTTCGACAACGCCAATCACAACGCCGGCGCACCGATGCCGGCTCCTGCGGAGAGCTTCTACGTCAACGAGCGCCTCGGCTTCAACGTGTCCGAGCACTACAGCGACGCCGTGTGGGACTCCGTCCGCATGAACAACGTGTCACAGCACTTTGTCACCGCCTGGCTCAGCAAATACCTCAAGGGCGACACCGAGGCCGATGCCTACCTCGACCTGGTACCGAACGCCAACGACGGTGTGTACGACGAGTCCGAGGGGGCCTTTACCGACAAACACACCCATTGGCCGGGTTTCCCCAGCCGAAGCGCAAAAGGCATGCGATTCGAGTGGCGTCGCCAGGGTCAGTGA
- a CDS encoding LytTR family DNA-binding domain-containing protein yields MSPYTAIIADDEPLLLDALRVELATAWPALQVVAAESSGEAARNAIFRHKPTVAFLDINMPGASGIEIAQSIVEDWPDRDSTPAPLVVFTTAFDQYAVAAFEAAACDYLLKPVTAARLTETVRRLRERVRITSRDDTALTTQLQQLLHAVPRADTPQQTRLQIIRASSGSTVRVIPVEDVILFESADKYVTVHTADGEALIREPLKSLLPQLDPDRFQQIHRSAIVNLLAIRSATRDDSGKVTLQLDGCDKQPSVSRVYRHLFQAM; encoded by the coding sequence ATGAGCCCGTACACCGCCATCATTGCCGACGATGAGCCACTGCTGCTCGACGCGCTGCGCGTCGAGCTGGCCACGGCCTGGCCCGCGCTGCAGGTCGTCGCGGCCGAGTCCAGTGGCGAGGCCGCGCGCAACGCGATCTTCCGCCACAAACCCACCGTCGCCTTTCTCGATATCAACATGCCCGGGGCCAGCGGCATCGAGATCGCCCAGTCGATCGTCGAAGACTGGCCGGACAGAGACAGCACCCCGGCGCCGCTCGTGGTGTTCACGACCGCGTTCGACCAGTACGCGGTGGCGGCCTTTGAAGCGGCAGCGTGTGACTACCTGCTCAAGCCGGTGACGGCAGCCCGACTGACGGAAACCGTACGCCGTCTGCGTGAACGGGTGCGGATCACCTCACGCGACGACACCGCCCTGACCACGCAGTTGCAGCAGTTGCTTCACGCCGTCCCACGCGCCGACACCCCGCAGCAGACCCGGTTGCAGATCATTCGTGCGAGCTCGGGCAGCACGGTCCGGGTCATCCCGGTCGAGGACGTCATCCTGTTCGAATCCGCGGACAAGTACGTCACAGTCCACACCGCGGACGGTGAGGCGTTGATACGTGAGCCGTTGAAGTCGCTGTTACCGCAACTCGACCCGGACCGTTTTCAACAGATACACCGCAGTGCCATCGTCAACCTGCTGGCCATCCGGTCCGCCACCCGGGATGACTCGGGCAAGGTCACGCTGCAACTCGATGGCTGTGACAAACAACCGAGCGTCAGCCGGGTGTACCGCCACCTGTTTCAGGCCATGTAG
- a CDS encoding histidine kinase, protein MTSLYTARVLLQTSAFCTVIAVVLWLCVPAIGQHGLWASFVHSQAIGLCIATLVTVSMGWLVRRNRDTLAYRGVALALATGLGLVCGLTLSAWVLDIPSTAGSHAFEDSTLAVTVVTAIVASTGLNWYFSSEHKMVSLKLEASEHARQAERAKTALLQAQLEPHMLFNTLANLRALIRSDTDRALAMLDHLDGFLRASLTSSQQPFHTLASELALIEDYLALVQVRFGDRLAVTKSIPPEALSLEVPSLLLQPLVENAVKHGVEPALDGGTVSLIATVTATELQLCVANTGAPYAPGPGAHHGGGFGLAHVEERLAALYAGRAVVEIDTRPEDGAARTRVTLTLPRPDTAQPS, encoded by the coding sequence ATGACAAGCTTGTATACCGCCCGTGTACTGCTGCAGACCTCGGCGTTCTGCACCGTCATTGCGGTCGTGCTGTGGCTGTGCGTGCCTGCCATCGGCCAACATGGCCTCTGGGCGTCTTTCGTGCACTCACAGGCCATCGGATTGTGCATCGCGACACTTGTCACCGTTTCGATGGGATGGCTTGTGCGGCGCAACCGTGACACCTTGGCCTACCGCGGCGTCGCACTGGCGCTCGCCACCGGGCTGGGGCTGGTCTGCGGGCTGACGCTGTCCGCCTGGGTGCTGGACATCCCCTCGACAGCGGGCAGCCACGCCTTCGAAGACAGCACACTCGCCGTCACGGTCGTCACAGCGATTGTCGCCAGCACGGGATTGAACTGGTACTTCAGCAGCGAACACAAGATGGTGTCGCTGAAGCTCGAAGCCTCCGAACACGCGCGGCAGGCCGAACGGGCCAAGACCGCCCTGCTGCAAGCGCAACTTGAGCCGCACATGCTGTTCAACACGCTCGCCAACCTGCGGGCGCTGATCCGAAGCGACACCGACCGCGCGCTGGCCATGCTGGACCACCTCGACGGTTTCCTGCGCGCCTCGCTGACGTCATCCCAGCAACCCTTCCACACGCTGGCATCGGAGCTCGCCTTGATCGAAGACTACCTCGCCCTGGTACAGGTGCGTTTCGGCGACCGCCTGGCCGTGACCAAGTCGATACCGCCAGAGGCACTGTCGCTCGAGGTGCCCTCGCTGTTGTTGCAACCGCTGGTCGAGAACGCAGTGAAACACGGTGTCGAGCCGGCGCTGGACGGCGGCACCGTGTCGTTGATCGCCACGGTCACGGCGACCGAGCTGCAGCTTTGCGTGGCGAACACCGGTGCACCCTACGCGCCAGGCCCCGGCGCCCACCACGGCGGCGGATTCGGGCTCGCCCATGTCGAGGAACGCCTCGCCGCGCTCTACGCAGGGCGTGCTGTAGTCGAGATCGACACCCGTCCCGAAGACGGCGCAGCGCGCACTCGGGTGACGCTCACGTTGCCGAGGCCTGACACGGCACAACCGTCATGA
- a CDS encoding carotenoid oxygenase family protein: MSTAQPQLNRRAFCQSAVAGGFAYAFGCSPRAGAVDRVPDAQQAFASSFRDVPDTYGPTRVRFNAPLPAGLRGTLYRNGPARMQRGDTRYNHWFDGDGMVHAFALDGDHLTHRARMVDTARSAIEAQAGRFLWSGFGTGFDDGRTVAHPDDVNVANINVLPVGDDILALWEAGSPYRLHAETLETLERHVFSTDTDGLPFSAHPRVDPTGRIWNFGYLSGSGKLVLYDLNADGSMHRVTLIDAPNADMVHDFAITEEHLVFVLQPIRFDRQGDPASPFLDRLRWDSDGAVHVLLVDKDTLSVSHRFELPAFFAFHLGNAWRDGGSLRVEVATAPDFHSLMADIEAATRGQRLPATVGRAQAAEIRLNLLTGTAEIDTLPTSGIDFPRFDQRFTGRRTNALVMMGRAASLPPAAFGFNTVTVFDRARGTEALYDYGSNTLAEEHLFVPAPHGTAGVGWVIGTHYNWKTRRTGISVFNAAHVEDGPVAEATLTYGLPMGLHGQFVSR, from the coding sequence ATGTCAACCGCCCAACCCCAGCTCAATCGCCGCGCGTTTTGCCAATCGGCGGTCGCAGGCGGTTTCGCCTACGCGTTCGGTTGTTCACCACGGGCCGGCGCCGTGGACCGTGTCCCTGATGCGCAGCAGGCCTTCGCGAGTAGTTTTCGCGACGTGCCCGACACCTACGGGCCGACGCGCGTGCGGTTCAACGCACCGTTACCGGCCGGATTGCGCGGCACCTTGTACCGCAACGGCCCCGCGCGCATGCAACGCGGAGATACCCGCTACAACCACTGGTTTGACGGCGACGGTATGGTGCATGCCTTCGCCCTGGACGGCGACCACCTCACGCACCGAGCGCGCATGGTGGACACGGCCCGCTCGGCCATAGAGGCGCAGGCCGGCAGGTTTCTCTGGAGCGGTTTCGGCACCGGTTTTGACGACGGTCGTACCGTTGCGCACCCGGACGACGTGAACGTCGCGAACATCAACGTGCTGCCCGTCGGCGACGATATCCTCGCGTTGTGGGAGGCCGGATCACCATACCGCCTGCACGCGGAGACCCTGGAAACGCTCGAACGCCACGTGTTCTCGACAGACACCGATGGCTTGCCGTTTTCTGCCCATCCGCGCGTTGACCCAACGGGCCGCATCTGGAATTTCGGTTACCTCAGTGGCAGCGGCAAGTTGGTGCTCTACGACCTGAACGCCGATGGCTCGATGCACCGGGTCACCCTGATCGACGCGCCGAACGCCGACATGGTGCACGATTTCGCCATCACCGAAGAGCACCTCGTCTTTGTGCTTCAACCCATTCGATTCGACCGCCAGGGCGATCCCGCAAGCCCGTTTCTGGACAGGCTCCGGTGGGACAGCGACGGCGCTGTGCACGTGTTGTTGGTGGACAAGGACACACTGTCGGTCAGCCACCGCTTCGAACTGCCCGCGTTCTTTGCCTTCCACCTCGGCAACGCCTGGCGTGATGGCGGCAGCCTGCGCGTGGAAGTGGCAACAGCGCCCGACTTTCACTCGCTCATGGCCGACATCGAGGCCGCGACACGCGGTCAGCGTCTGCCGGCGACCGTTGGCCGCGCACAAGCCGCCGAGATCCGCCTGAATTTGCTGACCGGCACCGCAGAGATTGACACTCTGCCCACCTCGGGCATCGATTTTCCTCGATTCGACCAGCGATTCACCGGCCGCCGCACCAATGCGCTGGTGATGATGGGGCGCGCGGCATCCCTGCCACCTGCGGCCTTCGGCTTCAACACGGTCACCGTGTTCGACCGCGCACGTGGGACAGAGGCGCTGTACGACTACGGCAGCAACACCCTGGCCGAGGAACATCTGTTCGTGCCTGCGCCGCACGGCACGGCCGGTGTCGGGTGGGTGATTGGCACCCACTACAATTGGAAAACGCGCCGAACGGGTATCTCGGTGTTCAACGCGGCACACGTCGAAGACGGCCCTGTCGCCGAGGCGACGCTGACATACGGCCTGCCGATGGGTTTGCACGGCCAGTTTGTCTCCCGTTGA